The following nucleotide sequence is from Mesobacillus jeotgali.
TTGGAGAACATTGCAGATCTCTGGAACAACGCTCTCGCTAAAATCGAGAAAAAGATCAGCAAGCCAAGTTTCGATACATGGCTCAAATCAACGAAGGCACATTCCTTGCAGGGAGACGTCCTTACGATTACAGCCCCGAATGAGTTTGCCCGTGACTGGCTGGAGGAACGCTATTCCCAGTTAATCAGCGGTATTTTGTATGAAATCACTGGTGAAGAGCTTTCTGTAAAATTTATCATTCCCCAGAACCAGAACGAAGAAGATCTCGACATTCCATTGCCGCCAAAAAGAGTGAAGAAAGACGATGATATTCCTGATTTGCCTGTCAGCATGCTCAACCCGAAGTATACATTTGATACTTTTGTCATTGGTTCGGGCAACCGTTTCGCACACGCAGCTTCGCTTGCAGTAGCTGAAGCGCCGGCAAAAGCCTATAATCCTTTATTCATTTATGGGGGCGTAGGACTTGGTAAGACCCACTTGATGCATGCCATCGGACATTATGTCCAGGATCATAATCCGAATGCGAAAGTGGTTTATTTGTCATCCGAAAAATTCACGAATGAATTCATCAATTCCATCAGGGACAATAAAGCGGGAGATTTCCGCAATAAATACCGCAATGTCGATGTCCTGCTCATTGATGATATTCAATTTTTGGCTGGAAAAGAACAAACACAGGAAGAGTTTTTCCATACATTCAATACATTGCATGAGGAAAGCAAGCAGATTGTCATCTCCAGTGACCGTCCGCCAAAAGAAATTCCGACGCTTGAAGACAGGCTGAGATCCCGCTTTGAATGGGGATTGATTACGGATATCACTCCGCCAGATCTCGAGACCAGGATTGCGATTCTCCGTAAAAAGGCTAAAGCAGAAGGCCTAGATATTCCGAATGAGGTTATGCTTTATATCGCGAACCAAATCGACTCCAACATCCGCGAGCTTGAGGGAGCATTGATCCGTGTCGTCGCTTATTCTTCATTGATTAACAAGGATATCAATGCGGACCTTGCTGCTGAAGCGCTAAAGGATATAATTCCGAGCTCCAAGCCGAAGGTAATCACGATTCTCGACATCCAGAGGGTCGTAGGCCAGCATTTCAATGTGAAGCTAGAGGACTTTAAAGCGAAGAAAAGGACAAAATCTGTCGCATTCCCTAGGCAAATTGCTATGTACTTATCTAGAGAACTGACTGACTTCTCTCTGCCTAAAATTGGCGAAGAATTTGGAGGGCGTGACCACACAACGGTCATCCATGCCCATGAAAAAATTTCAAAGATGATTGCAGTTGATTCAAGTCTGCAAAAGCAGCTAAAAGAAATAAATGAGCAATTAAGGGTTTAGGAAAGTGTGAATAACTCTCCATTGGTTACGCACAGTCTGTCCACATGTGGATAGACTGTCTTTCCTTTGAAAAAATCCACTTATCCACAAATCCACAGGCCCTACTAGTACTTCTACTATTTTTTAAAACATATTAGTATATGCAATACAGAAAAAAAATATTCCTAACTGGAGGCTAAAAAATGAGATTTATTATCCAGCGCGATTCATTGCTTCAAAGCGTCCAAGACGTAATGAAGGCAGTGACGAGCAGAACAACAATCCCTATTTTGACAGGTATTAAGATTGTTGCGAATGAAGAGGGAGTAACTCTTACAGGCAGCGATTCTGATATTTCCATCGAATCATTCATTCCGAAAGAAGAAGCTGGGGATGAAATCGTCGAAATCAAACAACCAGGATCTATTGTTTTGCAGGCGCGTTTCTTTAGTGAAATCGTTAAGAAGCTTCCTACAGATTCAGTAGAAATCGAAGTCCACAATAATCTGCAGACCATTATTCGTTCTGGTAAATCAGAATTTAACCTAAATGGCCTGGATGCTGAGGAATATCCACATCTTCCGCAAATTTCGGAAGAGCATGTTTTTAAAATTCCTACAGACTTATTAAAAGGCCTGATTCGCCAGACTGTCTTTTCAGTGTCCACCTCAGAAACACGCCCAATCTTGACAGGTGTAAACTGGAAGGTCGAAAACAATGAATTAATCTGTATTGCTACAGATAGCCACAGGCTTGCATTACGAAAAGCGAAGCTCGAAGCAGAGAACACTGGAAGCTATAATGTGGTCATCCCGGGTAAAAGCTTGACAGAATTGAGCAAGATTCTAGATGACAGCTCAGAATCAGTGGATATTGTCATTACAGAAAACCAAGTATTGTTCAAAGCAAAGCACTTATTGTTCTTCTCAAGACTGCTGGAAGGAAATTATCCTGACACTGGAAGATTGATCCCGACTGAGAGCAAAACAGATGTAGTCGTTAACACGAAAGAATTCCTTCATGCAATCGACCGTGCATCTTTGCTTGCCAGAGAAGGAAGAAACAATGTGGTTAAGTTTTCTACAATCGAAGGCGGCGCTATCGAGGTTTCCTCCAACACGCCGGAAATCGGTACTGTTGTCGAAGAAATCCAAAGCCAATCAATCGATGGCGAGGATCTGAAAATTTCATTCAGCGCAAAATATATGATGGATGCCTTAAAAGCATTGGAAGGAACAGAGATCCAAATCAGCTTTACAGGCGCAATGAGACCATTCGTCATCCGACCGCTCCACGACGACTCCATCCTGCAGCTGATTCTGCCGGTACGAACTTACTAAAATCCATACTGCCACCAGTTTTATTGCTGGTGGTTTTTTTTATAAAAGGACAAGGGAAAGTCGATTTCAGAGTTGTCTAGCTACAGCGCCTAGACCCTCGAGACGCTTGTCTAGTTTCGCCTCCTAGAAACTTTGAAACTTCAACTCCGCCGGCAGAAGCAAAAACACTTCTTTGTCGGAGTCTCCAGTTTCTGCGTTTCTGGGCAGTCGGCTATACTTTTATTTCGGTCCGCCCAATGAAGTCAAAGAGCGACTTCACTGGTCGGCCCTCCAACGCTTGTCGGGTCTAATCGAGGCGCTTCCGCTTTTCTAATAAGAAAATTTGTTTCTATGGAAAAAATTTAGTAAAATAAAGTATTAAGTCCTTTTGGAAGAAAAGGGTGAGAAACGTGAATGAGGAAATAAAAATTGATACTGAATATATTACGCTTGGCCAATTCCTGAAACTTGCTGATGTAATCCAATCAGGCGGAATGGCAAAGTGGTTTTTAAGTGAACATGATGTTTTTATCAATGGTGAACAAGATCAGCGAAGAGGAAGGAAGCTTCGTTCCGGCGATCAGGTATCAATTCCTGGTTTAGGCGAGTTCAGCATAACGCAATAATCCAGAGGATGAACTGTTCATGTATATAGAGGAACTGCAATTAAGGAATTACCGCAATTACCAGGGATTAGAGGCGGCATTTGAAAATAAGGTAAATGTCATCCTCGGGGAGAATGCTCAGGGGAAAACGAATGTCATGGAGTCCATCTACGTGCTGGCAATGGCAAAATCGCACCGTACCTCCAATGATAAAGATTTAATTCGCTGGGATGAGGAATATGCTAAAATAGAGGGACGGATTAAAAAAAGCAACGGTTCATTGCCCATGCAGCTTGTCATTTCAAAAAAAGGCAAGAAGGCGAAGGTCAATCATCTTGAACAGCGGAAGCTAAGCCAGTATGTCGGCAATATGAATGTCGTCATGTTTGCTCCTGAGGATCTTAATCTTGTAAAAGGGAGCCCTCAAGTAAGACGACGATTTGTCGATATGGAAATTGGACAGGTATCGGCGATTTATTTGCATGACATGGGCCAGTACAACAAAATCCTTCAGCAGCGGAATCATTATCTCAAGCAGATGCAGATCAAAAAGGCTTCAGACCATACAATGCTCGATATTCTGACTGAACAATTTATCCAGGCAGCTGCAAGGATCAACGTGAAGCGGTTTGAATTCCTGAATTTGCTCGAACAGTGGGCATTGCCGATACACCAGGGAATATCGAGAGGGCTTGAGGATTTAAAAATAGTCTATAAACCCTCAGCAGAGGTATCAGAAGATGATGATTTGTCGAAAATGATAGCA
It contains:
- the recF gene encoding DNA replication/repair protein RecF (All proteins in this family for which functions are known are DNA-binding proteins that assist the filamentation of RecA onto DNA for the initiation of recombination or recombinational repair.), which produces MYIEELQLRNYRNYQGLEAAFENKVNVILGENAQGKTNVMESIYVLAMAKSHRTSNDKDLIRWDEEYAKIEGRIKKSNGSLPMQLVISKKGKKAKVNHLEQRKLSQYVGNMNVVMFAPEDLNLVKGSPQVRRRFVDMEIGQVSAIYLHDMGQYNKILQQRNHYLKQMQIKKASDHTMLDILTEQFIQAAARINVKRFEFLNLLEQWALPIHQGISRGLEDLKIVYKPSAEVSEDDDLSKMIAVYEEKFAKMKMREIDRGTTMFGPHRDDLQFFVNGRDVQTFGSQGQQRTTALSVKLAEIELINSEIGEYPILLLDDVLSELDDYRQSHLLNTIQGKVQTFVTTTSVDGIDHQTLREAATYKVKTGEMSRIQ
- the dnaN gene encoding DNA polymerase III subunit beta, with protein sequence MRFIIQRDSLLQSVQDVMKAVTSRTTIPILTGIKIVANEEGVTLTGSDSDISIESFIPKEEAGDEIVEIKQPGSIVLQARFFSEIVKKLPTDSVEIEVHNNLQTIIRSGKSEFNLNGLDAEEYPHLPQISEEHVFKIPTDLLKGLIRQTVFSVSTSETRPILTGVNWKVENNELICIATDSHRLALRKAKLEAENTGSYNVVIPGKSLTELSKILDDSSESVDIVITENQVLFKAKHLLFFSRLLEGNYPDTGRLIPTESKTDVVVNTKEFLHAIDRASLLAREGRNNVVKFSTIEGGAIEVSSNTPEIGTVVEEIQSQSIDGEDLKISFSAKYMMDALKALEGTEIQISFTGAMRPFVIRPLHDDSILQLILPVRTY
- the yaaA gene encoding S4 domain-containing protein YaaA, which produces MNEEIKIDTEYITLGQFLKLADVIQSGGMAKWFLSEHDVFINGEQDQRRGRKLRSGDQVSIPGLGEFSITQ
- the dnaA gene encoding chromosomal replication initiator protein DnaA is translated as MENIADLWNNALAKIEKKISKPSFDTWLKSTKAHSLQGDVLTITAPNEFARDWLEERYSQLISGILYEITGEELSVKFIIPQNQNEEDLDIPLPPKRVKKDDDIPDLPVSMLNPKYTFDTFVIGSGNRFAHAASLAVAEAPAKAYNPLFIYGGVGLGKTHLMHAIGHYVQDHNPNAKVVYLSSEKFTNEFINSIRDNKAGDFRNKYRNVDVLLIDDIQFLAGKEQTQEEFFHTFNTLHEESKQIVISSDRPPKEIPTLEDRLRSRFEWGLITDITPPDLETRIAILRKKAKAEGLDIPNEVMLYIANQIDSNIRELEGALIRVVAYSSLINKDINADLAAEALKDIIPSSKPKVITILDIQRVVGQHFNVKLEDFKAKKRTKSVAFPRQIAMYLSRELTDFSLPKIGEEFGGRDHTTVIHAHEKISKMIAVDSSLQKQLKEINEQLRV